A stretch of the Corylus avellana chromosome ca6, CavTom2PMs-1.0 genome encodes the following:
- the LOC132184747 gene encoding glycerophosphodiester phosphodiesterase GDPDL6-like gives MIRCLLFISLLIHSTLGQKSAGTPSQKWLTLNGKRPLVVARGGFSGLFPESSSFANQLALSSSLPDTVLFCNLQLTKDGAGICLTDIRLDNSTNIGLVWPKGKKTYDVNGNKVHGWFALDYTIDQLFSNISLTQGILSRPSLFDFQSPISAVEDVVGIKPAQFWLNVQYDSFYTQHKLSPTSYVQKAMRAMRINYLSSAEIGFLKTMKGKVTAKTKLIFQALGADEIEPTTNKKYSELLQDLTSIKAFATGILVPKEYIWPVQADQYLGAPSTLVADAHKQGLEVYASGFANDFFASYNYSYDPTSEYLQFVDNSKFSVDGVLTDFSPTASEAIACFANSKAVSKPVKGQALIISKNGASGIYPGCTDLAYRQALDDGADIIDCSVQMSKDGVAFCLDSADLMADTTAMTSFMSRSNTVPEIQAESGIFSFDLTWSEIQTLKPQMANVLPDFHRNPAYKNAGKLTSLAEFLDLAKTNAVSGVLINIQNAAYLASKKGLDIVGVVTAALTNATFDKQSTQQVLIQSDDTSVLSKFASVPTYKRVLLFEDKMGDAPEQPVQEIKKYADAVAVTRTAITEVSGSFTSRSTNIVAEFQKANVSVYVYVLRNEYITLAFDYFSDPILEIATFIGGAGVDGVVTEYPGTASKYLRSPCTNSDKPEYNILPVQPGALISIVPPEGQPPAPAPLPPLKLGDIVDPPLPPVANITADTAAAPNSPTIAEAQAPRSSALANAASVGLSLVAIMVLSLLFSMEC, from the exons ATGATCAGGTGCttgctttttatttccttgttgatCCATTCAACATTAGGGCAAAAGTCTGCAGGGACTCCATCACAGAAATGGCTAACTTTGAATG GTAAAAGACCCCTTGTAGTAGCGCGAGGTGGCTTCTCTGGACTGTTTCCCGAGTCCAGCTCGTTTGCGAATCAATTGGCATTGTCTTCGAGTTTGCCGGATACGGTTTTGTTCTGCAATCTACAGCTAACAAAAGATGGAGCTGGTATATGCCTCACGGATATTAGGCTTGATAATTCAACCAATATAGGACTTGTATGGCCAAAAGGCAAAAAGACCTACGATGTGAATGGAAACAAAGTGCATGGGTGGTTTGCTTTGGATTATACAATCGACCAGCTATTCAGTAATATATCAT TGACCCAGGGAATACTCTCTCGACCAAGTTTGTTTGATTTCCAATCTCCTATATCCGCTGTTGAAGATGTAGTAGGAATTAAACCGGCCCAATTTTGGTTGAATGTTCAg TATGATTCATTCTATACCCAACACAAACTCAGCCCGACATCGTATGTTCAAAAGGCAATGAGAGCTATGCGTATCAATTACCTTTCATCTGCTGAGATTGGTTTCTTGAAGACCATGAAAGGAAAAGTGACAGCCAAGACAAAGCTCATCTTTCAGGCCCTCGGCGCAGATGAGATTGAACCCACAACCAATAAAAAGTACAGTGAACTGCTGCAGGATCTTACCTCAATCAAGGCATTTGCAACTGGAATACTTGTCCCCAAAGAATACATATGGCCAGTACAGGCAGACCAGTATTTGGGAGCTCCTTCTACGCTTGTAGCTGATGCTCACAAACAAGGACTAGAAGTATATGCTTCTGGTTTTGCGAATGATTTTTTTGCAAGCTATAACTATAGTTATGATCCTACATCTGAGTACCTCCAGTTTGTTGATAATTCTAAGTTTTCTGTTGATGGGGTGCTTACAGATTTCTCTCCTACAGCATCAGAAGCCATTG CATGCTTTGCAAATAGCAAGGCTGTTAGCAAGCCCGTCAAAG GACAAGCTTTGATCATTAGCAAAAATGGAGCAAGTGGGATTTATCCTGGCTGCACTGATCTTGCTTATCGGCAAGCGTTGGATGATGGGGCTGACATAATAGACTGCTCAGTTCAAATGTCAAAAGATGGAGTTGCCTTCTGCTTGGACTCAGCGGACCTCATGGCAGATACCACTGCGATGACTTCTTTCATGTCTAGATCTAACACTGTCCCAGAAATTCAAGCAGAGTCCGGAATCTTTTCATTCGACCTCACATGGAGCGAGATTCAAACCTTGAAGC CTCAAATGGCGAATGTTTTACCAGACTTCCACAGAAACCCAGCATACAAGAATGCTGGTAAATTGACGAGCCTCGCTGAATTTCTGGATTTAGCTAAAACAAACGCAGTATCTGGAGTTTTGATCAACATTCAG AATGCTGCCTACTTAGCTTCAAAGAAGGGGCTTGACATTGTGGGTGTAGTTACCGCTGCCTTGACCAATGCCACCTTCGATAAGCAATCAACTCAACAAGTCTTGATCCAATCCGATGATACTTCCGTGCTGTCAAAGTTTGCGAGTGTTCCAACTTACAAAAGAGTGTTGTTGTTTGAAGACAAAATGGGCGACGCTCCCGAACAGCCTGTGCAGGAAATCAAGAAGTACGCTGATGCAGTTGCCGTAACAAGAACAGCCATCACTGAGGTTTCTGGTTCCTTCACCAGTCGTTCGACAAATATCGTCGCTGAGTTTCAGAAGGCAAATGTTTCGGTCTATGTCTATGTTCTGAGGAATGAATACATCACACTCGCATTCGACTATTTCTCAGACCCCATTTTGGAGATTGCTACTTTTATTGGAGGAGCCGGAGTTGATGGGGTCGTAACTGAGTACCCCGGAACTGCTAGTAAATATCTGA GAAGCCCATGTACCAATTCTGATAAACCAGAATACAACATCCTACCAGTTCAACCCGGTGCTCTGATTTCTATAGTTCCCCCTGAAGGGCAGCCACCGGCACCGGCCCCTCTTCCGCCCCTAAAGCTCGGAGACATTGTCGACCCGCCACTTCCTCCGGTGGCCAACATCACTGCTGACACTGCTGCTGCTCCTAATTCACCTACCATAGCCGAAGCCCAAGCACCCCGCTCAAGTGCGTTGGCAAATGCAGCAAGCGTGGGTCTTTCTCTAGTGGCAATCATGGTGCTCAGTTTGTTGTTCTCTATGGAATGCTAA
- the LOC132185052 gene encoding ABC transporter I family member 1 codes for MSLRKPPLPRLLLNNVSCMRNAQQILRHVNVSIHDGGALVLTGTNGSGKSTFLRMLAGFSRPSAGEILWNGHDITQSGVFHQYKLQLNWLSLKDAVKDKFTVLDNVQWFEVLEGKQGNSLPALQLMGLGRLAKDKARLLSMGQRKRLQLARLLAIDRPIWLLDEPSVALDDEGVKLLEYIIADHRKKGGIVIVATHLPIKIEDAMYLRLPPRFPRRMTLVDMLDRTDF; via the coding sequence ATGTCTCTCAGAAAACCCCCACTCCCTCGTCTTCTCCTCAATAATGTCTCTTGCATGAGAAATGCCCAACAAATTCTGAGACATGTAAACGTCTCTATTCATGATGGTGGAGCACTGGTGCTAACCGGCACCAACGGGTCAGGAAAGTCTACTTTCCTCCGCATGTTAGCTGGGTTTTCTCGACCATCTGCAGGCGAGATCTTGTGGAACGGTCATGACATTACACAATCAGGAGTGTTCCACCAGTACAAGCTTCAGCTCAACTGGCTCTCCCTGAAAGATGCTGTCAAAGACAAGTTCACAGTCCTCGACAATGTTCAGTGGTTCGAAGTTCTTGAAGGGAAGCAGGGGAATTCATTGCCTGCTTTGCAGCTGATGGGGCTCGGGCGTTTGGCAAAGGACAAGGCAAGATTGTTGTCAATGGGCCAGCGGAAAAGGCTGCAGCTTGCAAGGTTGCTGGCAATTGATCGGCCAATTTGGTTGCTCGATGAGCCTTCAGTTGCATTAGATGATGAAGGGGTGAAGTTACTTGAGTACATCATTGCCGATCATAGAAAGAAGGGCGGGATTGTGATTGTGGCAACACATCTACCTATTAAGATTGAAGATGCCATGTATCTGAGGCTGCCACCAAGGTTTCCGAGAAGGATGACATTGGTAGATATGCTTGATCGAACAGACTTCTAA